The proteins below are encoded in one region of Mycobacterium shinjukuense:
- a CDS encoding glycoside hydrolase 5 family protein produces MHRRTALKLPLLLAAGTALTQAPRASAEAGRWSADRAHSWYQAHGWLVGANYITSTAINQLEMFQPGTYDPRRIDAELGVARSHGFNTVRVFLHDQLWAQDAHGFQGRLAQFVAVAARHGIKPLFVLFDSCWDPLPRPGRQRAPRPGVHNSGWVQSPGAERLDDRRYGAVLHGYVTGVLSQFRNDDRVLGWDLWNEPDNPARVYRKVERKDKLERVAELLPQVFRWARAVDPSQPLTSGVWQGHWGDPGRRSTISGIQLDNADVITFHSYGPPADFEARIAELAPLGRPILCTEYLARSRGSTVEGILPIAKRHNVGAFNWGLVAGKTQTYLPWDSWDHPYPAPPKVWFSDLLQPDGRPYRDSEMQTIRGLTGVQSQD; encoded by the coding sequence GTGCACCGTCGAACGGCACTCAAGCTGCCGCTGCTGTTGGCGGCGGGAACGGCACTGACCCAAGCGCCACGTGCCTCGGCCGAGGCGGGCCGGTGGTCGGCTGATCGCGCCCATAGCTGGTATCAAGCGCACGGTTGGCTCGTCGGCGCGAACTACATCACCTCAACCGCCATCAACCAGCTGGAGATGTTTCAGCCGGGCACATATGACCCCCGGCGCATCGACGCCGAGCTGGGTGTCGCCCGGTCCCACGGGTTCAACACGGTGCGAGTCTTCCTGCACGATCAGTTGTGGGCCCAAGACGCCCACGGCTTCCAGGGCCGTCTCGCACAGTTCGTCGCCGTCGCCGCGCGGCACGGCATCAAACCGCTCTTCGTCTTGTTTGACTCCTGTTGGGATCCGCTACCCAGGCCGGGTCGTCAGCGCGCGCCGCGACCCGGGGTGCACAACTCCGGTTGGGTGCAAAGCCCGGGCGCCGAACGCCTCGACGACCGCCGCTACGGCGCCGTTCTGCACGGCTATGTCACGGGAGTGTTGAGTCAGTTCCGCAACGACGATCGCGTGCTGGGTTGGGATCTGTGGAACGAACCCGACAATCCCGCGCGGGTGTATCGCAAGGTGGAGCGGAAGGACAAGCTCGAGCGGGTCGCGGAGCTACTGCCCCAGGTGTTCCGATGGGCGCGTGCGGTGGATCCGAGTCAGCCGTTGACCAGCGGCGTCTGGCAGGGACACTGGGGCGATCCCGGGCGCCGCAGCACGATCAGCGGCATTCAACTCGACAACGCCGACGTGATCACCTTCCACAGCTACGGACCACCGGCGGACTTCGAGGCCCGGATCGCCGAACTGGCCCCGCTGGGGCGGCCGATCCTGTGCACCGAATACCTAGCGCGGTCGCGGGGCAGCACCGTTGAGGGGATCCTGCCGATTGCCAAGCGGCACAACGTCGGTGCATTCAATTGGGGTTTGGTGGCCGGTAAGACGCAGACGTACCTGCCGTGGGATTCGTGGGATCACCCGTACCCGGCGCCCCCGAAGGTCTGGTTCAGCGACCTCCTCCAACCCGACGGGCGGCCCTACCGCGACAGCGAAATGCAAACCATCCGGGGGCTGACCGGCGTGCAAAGCCAGGATTGA
- a CDS encoding SH3-like domain-containing protein produces the protein MPTAAERAAHLDLVARLKSAYPELPDAPTPDLLDHERFTAYLKTVHDVGGEPDAPMTYENKQYEHWEHMTYVTCEVLAWRGIWLSEERRRIGNVDVGRAIYLGLPYYGRWLLAVARVLVEKHHISLGELTERMAEVRARYAGGLHGKTLEAKPKFEGDGSRVKRNAHHRHAVGKGDPQVYAGQAGKPKFAVGDPVVVRELPVLFYTRTPEYCRGAQGEIASVAYESPAAEDETWDRPDAKPEWFYIVRFNLSQLWHGYTGTTTDTLQTEIPERWLEAAG, from the coding sequence ATGCCTACCGCCGCAGAGCGCGCAGCTCACCTCGATCTGGTGGCCCGACTCAAGTCGGCCTATCCCGAACTTCCCGATGCGCCGACTCCCGATCTGCTCGATCACGAGCGCTTCACCGCATATCTGAAGACCGTCCATGACGTTGGCGGTGAGCCCGATGCCCCGATGACGTACGAAAACAAGCAGTACGAGCATTGGGAGCACATGACCTATGTGACCTGTGAAGTCCTTGCGTGGCGGGGCATCTGGCTGTCGGAGGAGCGTCGCCGGATCGGCAACGTCGACGTGGGGCGGGCAATCTATCTGGGGTTGCCGTACTACGGTCGCTGGCTGTTGGCCGTCGCGCGTGTGCTGGTGGAGAAGCATCACATCAGCCTGGGTGAGCTAACCGAACGGATGGCCGAGGTCAGGGCCCGTTATGCGGGTGGGCTCCACGGAAAAACCTTGGAGGCCAAGCCGAAATTCGAGGGTGACGGTTCGCGGGTTAAGCGCAACGCGCATCACCGGCACGCGGTCGGAAAGGGTGACCCACAGGTATACGCCGGTCAGGCCGGGAAGCCGAAATTCGCGGTGGGCGACCCCGTGGTAGTGCGCGAGCTGCCCGTCCTCTTCTATACCCGCACCCCGGAATACTGCCGCGGCGCCCAGGGCGAGATAGCATCCGTCGCCTACGAGAGCCCCGCGGCCGAAGACGAGACCTGGGACCGTCCCGACGCAAAGCCGGAATGGTTCTACATCGTGCGGTTCAACCTCTCCCAGCTATGGCACGGCTACACCGGCACGACAACCGACACCCTGCAGACCGAAATTCCCGAACGCTGGCTGGAAGCAGCCGGCTGA
- the scnC gene encoding thiocyanate hydrolase subunit gamma: MTDHEHDHERTVAPVVDEITDFEVLEIALRELCIEKGIFTAEEHRRFTEFAEQINPAPGARLVARAWLDPEFKKLALTDALAASKEVGVDWFEPTGFGTPSDFTAFQILEDTATVHHVIVCALCSCYPRPILGNSPEWYRTPNYRRRMVRWPRQVLAEFGLYLPDDVAIRVEDSNQKHRFMVMPMRPEGTDGWDEDRLAEIVTRDCLIGVALPKAGVTTNVITDTRPAIHPAAD, from the coding sequence ATGACTGACCACGAGCACGACCATGAGCGCACGGTTGCCCCCGTGGTCGACGAGATCACCGACTTCGAAGTACTGGAGATCGCGCTGCGCGAATTGTGCATCGAGAAAGGTATTTTCACCGCCGAGGAGCACCGGCGCTTCACCGAGTTCGCAGAGCAGATCAATCCCGCTCCCGGCGCCCGCCTGGTGGCGCGGGCGTGGCTCGACCCCGAATTCAAGAAGCTCGCACTCACCGACGCGCTGGCCGCCAGCAAAGAGGTCGGCGTCGACTGGTTCGAACCCACCGGTTTCGGCACGCCCAGCGACTTCACCGCGTTCCAAATCCTTGAAGACACCGCCACTGTGCACCACGTGATCGTCTGTGCCCTGTGCTCGTGTTACCCCCGGCCAATTCTAGGCAACTCTCCGGAGTGGTACCGCACTCCCAACTACCGCCGCCGCATGGTGCGTTGGCCGCGTCAGGTGCTCGCGGAATTCGGGCTTTATCTGCCCGATGACGTCGCTATCCGGGTCGAGGATTCCAACCAGAAACACCGGTTCATGGTGATGCCGATGCGCCCGGAGGGCACCGACGGCTGGGACGAAGACCGGCTGGCCGAGATTGTCACGCGTGACTGTTTGATCGGCGTCGCACTGCCGAAGGCGGGCGTCACCACCAACGTGATCACCGACACCCGTCCCGCGATCCACCCGGCCGCCGATTGA
- a CDS encoding thiocyanate hydrolase → MSETADSGPIEQITIASLRNIAASDQVWPRVAAKYGVENPLPPWKTSLDGLCDALDRAAGNFDIPDVKQRRDEEDVLSATIYSRLPYPENQLVSLAHSLVARGVIDEAELEQRLASVRARLQA, encoded by the coding sequence ATGAGCGAGACCGCGGACTCCGGCCCGATCGAGCAGATCACGATCGCGTCATTGCGCAACATCGCCGCAAGCGACCAGGTCTGGCCGCGCGTGGCCGCCAAGTACGGCGTCGAGAATCCCCTGCCGCCCTGGAAGACCAGTTTGGATGGTCTTTGCGACGCCCTCGACCGCGCCGCAGGCAACTTCGACATCCCCGACGTCAAGCAGCGTCGGGATGAGGAGGATGTCTTGTCGGCAACCATCTATTCCAGGCTGCCCTATCCGGAGAACCAGCTGGTCTCGCTGGCTCACTCCCTCGTCGCCCGCGGTGTCATCGACGAGGCCGAGCTGGAACAACGGCTCGCCAGCGTGCGCGCCCGGCTACAGGCCTAA
- the lipY gene encoding triacylglycerol lipase LipY produces the protein MTSFLAWPPEVNSLLLLDGPGAGPMLAAAAAWDGIGSELSSTASAFSSITSGLAGQAWQGPASASMTTVAARYVDWLAGAAAEAEQSAAQARAAAAAYEAALATIVHPGLITANRGQLVSLVMSNLFGQNAPAIAAAEAAYEQMWAQDVAVMSGYHTSASATVAQLGSWGQALENLPGEFAKAVDNGFAAVQQEIRLAPTTVATGFARVSTTLLTEILGAPAAPAFPATQDGTFTGTPSLATRLEIAALYPVKPLMGLSGLETQLSGPGSPLLALIASDIPPLSWFLGNSPPPLLNVLLGQTVQYSTYDGMSVVQITPAHPTGEYVVAIHGGGFVLPPSFLHWINYSVMAHQTGATVQVPIYPLLQQGGTAGTVVPAMAGLISTQIAQHGASNVSVIGDSAGGNLALAAVQHLVVQGEPVPESMVLLSPWLDVGMTNPHIAFVADPLLPVGPAQQIGRVWAGNLPVNDYRVSPLHGSLSGLPPTYVYAGNLDILAPDVFVLQQAAATQGAPISFVLANGQIHDWVLLTLDGVRYLPQINQQLGIA, from the coding sequence GTGACGAGCTTTCTGGCGTGGCCGCCTGAGGTCAATTCGCTGCTGCTGCTTGATGGACCGGGTGCGGGGCCGATGCTGGCGGCGGCGGCGGCCTGGGACGGGATCGGCAGTGAGTTGAGCTCGACGGCGAGCGCATTCAGCTCGATAACCTCAGGCCTGGCGGGCCAGGCTTGGCAAGGCCCGGCGTCGGCGTCCATGACGACGGTGGCCGCCCGGTATGTGGATTGGCTGGCAGGGGCGGCCGCTGAAGCCGAACAGTCGGCTGCCCAAGCCCGGGCGGCGGCGGCCGCCTATGAGGCAGCGCTGGCAACGATCGTGCACCCCGGATTGATCACGGCCAATCGCGGGCAGCTGGTGTCGCTGGTGATGTCGAACCTGTTCGGCCAAAACGCCCCGGCGATCGCCGCTGCCGAGGCCGCCTATGAGCAGATGTGGGCTCAGGATGTCGCCGTGATGAGCGGCTATCACACCAGTGCGTCGGCAACGGTCGCGCAGTTGGGGTCGTGGGGGCAAGCGCTGGAAAATCTGCCAGGCGAATTCGCCAAAGCTGTCGACAACGGTTTCGCCGCGGTTCAGCAGGAAATTCGGCTGGCCCCCACGACGGTGGCCACCGGATTCGCCCGGGTGTCCACCACGCTGCTCACTGAGATCTTGGGGGCGCCGGCCGCCCCGGCCTTCCCGGCAACGCAGGATGGGACCTTCACCGGCACGCCCTCACTGGCAACCAGATTGGAAATCGCTGCGTTGTACCCGGTGAAACCCCTGATGGGTTTGTCCGGACTCGAAACTCAATTATCCGGGCCAGGTTCGCCACTGTTGGCGCTGATTGCCAGCGACATCCCGCCGCTGTCGTGGTTTCTCGGTAACTCCCCGCCACCGTTGTTGAACGTGCTGCTGGGACAGACCGTTCAGTACAGCACATACGACGGGATGAGCGTGGTGCAGATCACGCCGGCTCATCCGACCGGCGAATATGTGGTTGCCATTCACGGTGGCGGGTTCGTCTTACCGCCCTCATTCCTGCACTGGATCAACTACTCGGTGATGGCCCACCAGACCGGCGCGACCGTGCAAGTGCCGATTTACCCGTTGCTGCAGCAAGGAGGCACCGCCGGCACGGTGGTACCCGCAATGGCTGGCCTGATCTCCACACAAATCGCTCAACACGGGGCATCCAACGTCAGCGTGATCGGCGACTCCGCCGGCGGCAACCTCGCGCTGGCGGCCGTCCAACACCTGGTGGTCCAGGGTGAGCCCGTACCGGAGTCGATGGTTCTGCTGTCCCCGTGGCTGGACGTCGGAATGACCAATCCACACATTGCGTTCGTCGCCGATCCACTGCTCCCGGTTGGGCCCGCGCAACAGATCGGCAGGGTGTGGGCCGGCAATCTTCCGGTGAACGACTACCGGGTGAGTCCGCTGCATGGGTCACTGAGCGGACTCCCGCCGACGTATGTCTACGCGGGCAACCTGGACATCCTCGCACCCGACGTGTTTGTCCTGCAGCAAGCGGCCGCAACCCAAGGGGCCCCGATCAGCTTCGTGCTGGCCAACGGCCAAATTCACGACTGGGTTCTGCTCACGCTGGACGGTGTGCGATACCTCCCGCAGATCAACCAGCAACTCGGTATTGCCTGA
- a CDS encoding maleylpyruvate isomerase family mycothiol-dependent enzyme, which produces MATRPLTELDKSDVLAGLFAVWDSLDALLDGLAESDWRARSPLPGWDVKAVVSHIVGTESFLTGIGAPEPDIDVTTLEHVRNPIGVMNECWVRHLSGESGGALLARFREVTHTRREALASLSDDEWNAPTQTPAGADSYARFMRIRVFDCWMHEQDILQALHRPSADHELGGRAAQLALDEISASMGYVVGKRANAPDGSRVLFELTGPLARDIHVSVDGRARVVDGFAGLGPTAMIRLDGLQFTRLAGGRPMSPARSQDIELGGDKDLATHIVGHLNFVI; this is translated from the coding sequence ATGGCCACCCGCCCCCTCACCGAGCTCGACAAGTCCGACGTGCTGGCGGGGCTTTTCGCGGTATGGGACTCCCTCGATGCGCTGCTGGACGGATTGGCCGAGTCGGACTGGCGGGCGAGAAGTCCGCTGCCCGGTTGGGATGTCAAGGCCGTGGTGTCGCACATCGTCGGCACCGAGTCGTTCCTGACCGGCATCGGCGCTCCGGAGCCCGACATCGACGTCACGACGCTTGAACACGTGCGCAACCCCATCGGAGTGATGAACGAATGCTGGGTGCGCCATCTCAGCGGAGAATCGGGCGGTGCTCTGCTTGCGCGGTTCCGCGAGGTGACCCACACTCGGCGCGAGGCCCTGGCGAGCCTCTCGGATGACGAGTGGAACGCGCCGACCCAGACCCCGGCGGGCGCTGATAGCTACGCGCGTTTCATGCGCATCCGGGTCTTTGACTGCTGGATGCACGAGCAGGACATTCTCCAGGCTTTGCACCGGCCGTCGGCCGACCACGAGCTCGGCGGGCGCGCCGCACAACTGGCTCTCGATGAAATCTCGGCCAGCATGGGGTACGTCGTCGGCAAGCGCGCCAACGCGCCCGACGGCTCACGCGTCCTGTTCGAGCTGACCGGCCCGCTGGCCCGCGACATTCACGTCAGCGTCGACGGTCGGGCGCGGGTGGTCGACGGCTTCGCCGGGCTGGGGCCGACGGCGATGATCCGGCTGGACGGGCTGCAGTTCACCAGGCTGGCCGGCGGTCGTCCGATGAGCCCGGCCCGCAGCCAGGACATCGAGCTTGGCGGCGACAAAGACCTGGCCACACACATCGTCGGGCACCTTAACTTCGTGATCTGA
- the smpB gene encoding SsrA-binding protein SmpB: MANKAPSGRKIIATNRKARHNYSIVEVFEAGVVLVGTEVKSLRAGHASLVDAFATVDDGEIWLRNLHIPEYQHGSWTNHEPRRNRKLLLHRRQIDTLIGKIREGNFALVPLSLYFVDGKVKVELALARGKQARDKRQDMARRDAQREVLRELGRRSKGMR, encoded by the coding sequence ATGGCCAACAAGGCTCCCAGCGGTAGGAAAATCATCGCCACCAATCGCAAGGCCCGGCACAACTACTCGATCGTCGAGGTGTTCGAGGCGGGCGTGGTGCTGGTCGGGACCGAGGTGAAAAGCCTGCGGGCGGGCCACGCGTCGCTGGTCGACGCGTTCGCCACGGTTGACGACGGCGAAATCTGGCTGCGCAACCTACACATCCCGGAATATCAGCACGGTAGCTGGACCAACCACGAACCGCGGCGCAACCGTAAGCTGCTGTTGCATCGCCGCCAGATCGACACCTTGATCGGCAAGATCCGCGAGGGCAACTTCGCGCTGGTGCCGTTGTCGCTGTATTTCGTCGACGGCAAGGTCAAGGTCGAGCTCGCGTTGGCACGCGGCAAGCAGGCACGCGACAAGCGCCAGGACATGGCCCGCCGCGACGCCCAGCGTGAGGTGCTGCGCGAGCTGGGGCGCCGCTCCAAGGGCATGCGCTGA
- the ftsX gene encoding permease-like cell division protein FtsX, whose protein sequence is MRFGFLLNEVLTGFRRNITMTVAMILTTAISIGLFGGGLLVVRLADSSRAIYLDRVETQVFLTDDVSANDPNCDTDPCKALREKIEGRQDVKALRFLNRQQAYDDAIRKFPQYKDVAGKDSFPASFVVKLNNPEQHKDFDTAMQGQPGVLSVLNQKDLIDRLFAVLDGLSNAAFAVALVQAIGAILLIANMVQVAAYTRRTEIGIMRLVGASRWYTQLPFLVEAMLAATVGVAIAIVGLIVVRALFLENALNQFYQANLIARVDYADILYISPILLALGVAMAGLTAYVTLRIYVRR, encoded by the coding sequence GTGCGCTTCGGCTTCCTGCTCAACGAGGTCCTGACCGGCTTTCGTCGCAATATCACCATGACGGTCGCGATGATCCTGACCACCGCGATCTCGATCGGCCTGTTCGGCGGCGGTCTGCTGGTGGTGCGGTTGGCGGATAGCTCCCGGGCCATCTATCTCGACCGCGTCGAAACCCAGGTGTTCCTCACCGACGACGTCTCCGCCAACGACCCGAACTGCGACACCGACCCGTGCAAGGCGTTGCGGGAGAAAATCGAGGGGCGACAAGACGTCAAGGCGCTGCGGTTCCTCAACCGGCAGCAGGCATACGACGACGCCATCCGCAAGTTCCCGCAGTACAAGGATGTCGCCGGCAAGGATTCCTTCCCCGCGTCGTTCGTCGTCAAGCTGAACAACCCCGAGCAGCACAAGGACTTCGACACCGCGATGCAGGGCCAGCCCGGGGTGCTGTCGGTGCTCAATCAAAAGGACCTGATCGACCGGCTGTTCGCGGTGCTGGACGGTCTGAGCAATGCCGCGTTTGCGGTTGCGCTGGTCCAGGCGATCGGGGCAATCCTGTTGATCGCCAACATGGTTCAGGTGGCCGCATACACGCGGCGCACCGAGATCGGCATCATGCGCCTGGTCGGCGCGAGCCGCTGGTACACCCAGTTGCCGTTTCTGGTGGAGGCGATGCTGGCCGCGACCGTCGGCGTCGCCATCGCCATCGTCGGCTTGATCGTGGTGCGCGCGTTGTTCCTGGAAAACGCGCTGAACCAGTTCTATCAAGCCAATCTGATCGCCCGCGTCGACTATGCCGACATCCTCTACATTTCCCCGATCCTGCTGGCGTTGGGCGTGGCGATGGCTGGATTGACGGCGTACGTGACGTTGCGCATATACGTGCGGCGATAG
- the ftsE gene encoding cell division ATP-binding protein FtsE has product MITLDHVTKQYKSSARPALDDINVNIDKGEFVFLIGPSGSGKSTFMRLLLAAETPTSGDVRVSKFHVNTLRGRHVPKLRQVIGCVFQDFRLLQQKTVYDNVAFALEVIGKRADVINRVVPEVLETVGLSGKANRLPHELSGGEQQRVAIARALVNRPLVLLADEPTGNLDPDTSKDIMDLLERINRTGTTVLMATHDHHIVDSMRQRVVELSLGRLVRDEQRGVYGMDR; this is encoded by the coding sequence ATGATCACCCTGGACCATGTCACCAAGCAGTACAAATCGTCGGCGCGTCCGGCGTTGGATGACATCAACGTCAACATCGACAAGGGTGAGTTCGTCTTCCTGATCGGCCCGTCGGGGTCGGGCAAGTCGACGTTCATGCGGCTGCTGCTGGCAGCCGAGACGCCGACCAGCGGTGACGTCCGGGTCTCGAAGTTTCACGTGAACACGCTGCGCGGTCGCCACGTGCCGAAGCTGCGTCAGGTGATCGGCTGCGTCTTTCAGGACTTTCGGTTGCTGCAGCAAAAGACGGTGTACGACAACGTCGCCTTCGCGCTGGAGGTCATCGGCAAACGCGCCGATGTGATCAACCGGGTGGTGCCCGAGGTGCTCGAGACGGTCGGCCTGTCGGGCAAGGCCAACCGGTTGCCGCACGAGCTGTCGGGTGGTGAGCAGCAGCGCGTTGCGATCGCCCGTGCCCTGGTGAACCGGCCGCTGGTGCTGCTGGCCGACGAGCCCACCGGCAACCTCGACCCCGACACCAGTAAGGACATCATGGATTTGTTGGAGCGGATCAACCGCACCGGGACGACGGTGCTGATGGCCACGCACGACCACCACATCGTGGATTCGATGCGGCAGCGCGTGGTCGAGCTGTCGTTGGGCAGGCTGGTTCGCGACGAACAGCGCGGCGTCTACGGGATGGATCGCTAA
- a CDS encoding mechanosensitive ion channel family protein: MTTNSTILGLAAASATQRWHDFWRGEIGEWIITRGLRIVMLLIGAVLAARFVSWVAQRVTRRLDVGFAESDALVRSEATKHRQAVASVISWVSIAIICVVVAVQITDIMSFSVGSLVAPAAVLGAALGFGAQRVVQDLLGGFFIIIEKQYGFGDLVALTIAGISTEARGTVEDVTLRVTRLRSSEGEVFTIPNGQIVKSVNLSKDWARAVVDIPVSTTVDLGRVNEVLHQVCEHARDDAALGEVLLDAPTVMGVENIAIDTVTLRLVARTLPGKQFEAGRQLRVLVIRALARAGIMTAADATAGLVGDEQTTPGSVRRR, encoded by the coding sequence ATGACGACTAACAGCACGATTCTTGGCTTAGCCGCCGCCTCGGCGACGCAGCGCTGGCACGACTTTTGGCGCGGCGAGATCGGTGAATGGATCATCACCCGGGGGCTGCGGATCGTCATGCTGCTGATCGGGGCGGTGCTGGCGGCCCGCTTCGTCAGCTGGGTGGCCCAACGGGTGACCCGCAGGCTCGACGTCGGCTTCGCCGAGAGCGACGCGTTGGTGCGCTCGGAGGCGACCAAGCATCGCCAGGCCGTGGCGTCGGTGATCTCCTGGGTGTCGATCGCGATCATCTGCGTCGTCGTCGCCGTCCAGATCACCGACATCATGAGCTTCTCGGTCGGTTCGCTGGTGGCACCGGCTGCCGTGCTGGGCGCCGCGTTGGGCTTCGGTGCCCAGCGGGTGGTCCAGGACCTGCTGGGGGGGTTCTTCATCATCATCGAGAAGCAGTACGGGTTCGGTGATCTGGTCGCGTTGACCATCGCGGGGATCTCCACCGAGGCGCGCGGCACCGTCGAGGACGTCACGCTGCGGGTGACCAGGTTGCGCTCTAGCGAGGGGGAGGTGTTCACCATCCCGAACGGCCAGATCGTCAAGTCGGTCAACCTCTCCAAGGACTGGGCACGCGCGGTCGTCGACATCCCGGTCTCGACCACCGTCGACCTCGGTCGGGTCAATGAGGTTTTGCATCAGGTGTGCGAGCATGCGCGTGACGACGCGGCGCTGGGCGAGGTGCTGCTGGACGCGCCCACGGTGATGGGCGTGGAGAACATCGCGATCGACACCGTCACCTTGCGGTTGGTGGCCCGCACACTGCCCGGCAAGCAGTTCGAGGCGGGCCGGCAATTGCGTGTGCTGGTCATCCGGGCGCTGGCCCGTGCCGGCATCATGACCGCGGCCGACGCGACGGCGGGCCTTGTCGGCGACGAGCAGACAACTCCTGGATCGGTGCGACGGCGGTGA
- the prfB gene encoding peptide chain release factor 2, producing MEPDRQADIAALDATLTTVERVLDVEGLRSRIEKLEHEASDPKLWEDQAHAQRVTSELSHAQGELRRVEGLRRRLDDLPVLYELAAEEAGPTAVDALAEADAELEALRADIEAAEVRTLLSGEYDEREALITIRSGAGGVDAADWAEMLMRMYIRWAEQHKYPVEVFDTSYAEEAGIKSTTFVVHAPFAYGTLSVEQGTHRLVRISPFDNQSRRQTSFAEVEVLPVVETTDHIDIPEGDIRVDVYRSSGPGGQSVNTTDSAVRLTHLPTGIVVTCQNEKSQLQNKVAAMRVLQAKLLERKRLEERAELDALKGEGGSSWGNQMRSYVLHPYQMVKDLRTEYEVGNPAAVLDGDIDGFLEAGIRWRNRKDDD from the coding sequence GTGGAGCCTGACCGTCAAGCCGATATCGCCGCCCTGGACGCCACCCTGACCACGGTGGAGCGGGTGCTCGACGTCGAGGGTCTGCGCAGCCGCATCGAGAAGCTGGAGCACGAGGCCTCCGACCCCAAGCTCTGGGAGGATCAGGCCCACGCGCAGCGGGTGACCAGCGAGTTGTCTCACGCACAGGGCGAGCTGCGCCGGGTCGAGGGGTTACGGCGCCGCCTCGACGACCTGCCGGTGCTCTACGAGCTGGCCGCCGAGGAAGCGGGCCCGACCGCGGTCGACGCGCTCGCCGAGGCCGACGCCGAGCTCGAGGCGCTGCGCGCCGACATCGAGGCCGCCGAGGTGCGCACCCTGCTGTCGGGCGAATACGACGAGCGTGAGGCGCTGATCACCATCCGGTCCGGCGCCGGCGGGGTGGACGCCGCCGACTGGGCCGAGATGCTGATGCGGATGTATATCCGCTGGGCCGAGCAGCACAAATACCCCGTCGAGGTGTTCGACACCTCCTATGCCGAGGAAGCGGGCATCAAGAGCACCACCTTCGTGGTGCACGCGCCGTTTGCCTACGGCACGCTGTCGGTCGAACAGGGCACCCACCGGCTGGTGCGGATCAGCCCGTTCGACAACCAGAGCCGGCGACAGACGTCGTTCGCCGAAGTCGAGGTGCTGCCGGTGGTGGAGACCACCGACCACATCGACATCCCCGAAGGAGATATCCGCGTCGACGTCTACCGTTCCAGCGGGCCCGGCGGCCAGTCGGTGAACACCACCGACTCCGCGGTGCGGTTGACCCACCTCCCAACCGGTATCGTGGTCACTTGCCAGAACGAGAAGTCGCAGCTGCAAAACAAGGTGGCGGCGATGCGGGTGCTTCAGGCAAAGTTGTTGGAACGCAAGCGTTTAGAGGAGCGCGCCGAGCTGGATGCGTTGAAGGGCGAGGGCGGCAGCTCCTGGGGCAACCAGATGCGCTCCTACGTATTGCACCCGTATCAGATGGTCAAGGATCTGCGCACCGAGTACGAGGTGGGCAATCCCGCGGCCGTTCTGGACGGCGACATCGACGGATTCCTGGAGGCGGGGATCCGGTGGCGCAACCGAAAAGATGACGACTAA